The Sporosarcina luteola genome contains a region encoding:
- a CDS encoding DsbA family protein, with product MDKNNMICDMETGICGPAGDDTGAMEFIDLSTPKKTIDLYYVTDPICSHCWALEPVLRKFVHQYGHYFTMHTLMGGLLEKWGDGPVDPANGISGPSDVAGHWREVGEHSRMPIDGTVWYDNPIESSFIPSRVYKVIQEKHPELANTFLRRAREELFAFNKNIAQDDILIEIVNQVGLNGEEVVKQSKLPAANTKLHEDFELVRKLGVRGFPTIVMMNEEQQGVRIVGARTLEDYANGLQRLLPNETIKPKELSGLDQLLQEEKLLFSREIEEFYSIEKSELDDFLQSQLAQNAYTVSSILDEKYIQSK from the coding sequence ATGGACAAAAACAACATGATATGTGATATGGAAACTGGTATCTGCGGACCAGCGGGGGATGACACAGGAGCAATGGAATTCATCGATTTGTCAACACCGAAAAAAACGATCGACCTGTATTATGTAACTGATCCAATCTGCTCGCACTGCTGGGCGCTGGAGCCGGTCCTTCGGAAGTTTGTGCATCAGTACGGCCATTATTTTACTATGCATACGCTTATGGGCGGATTGCTCGAAAAATGGGGGGATGGTCCTGTCGATCCTGCAAACGGAATTTCTGGACCATCAGACGTTGCCGGTCATTGGAGAGAAGTTGGGGAACACTCTCGCATGCCGATTGACGGAACGGTTTGGTACGACAATCCAATCGAATCATCCTTCATCCCTTCACGTGTATATAAGGTTATTCAGGAGAAGCATCCGGAGCTTGCAAACACATTTTTGCGCCGAGCACGTGAAGAGCTATTTGCCTTCAATAAAAACATTGCACAAGATGATATCCTGATTGAAATTGTCAACCAAGTTGGGTTGAATGGGGAAGAGGTCGTTAAGCAATCCAAACTACCGGCAGCAAATACAAAGTTGCATGAAGATTTTGAGCTCGTCCGTAAGTTAGGAGTCCGTGGGTTCCCGACAATCGTCATGATGAATGAAGAACAACAAGGCGTCCGGATTGTCGGGGCTAGAACGTTAGAGGACTATGCAAATGGACTTCAACGCCTGTTGCCGAATGAAACGATAAAGCCGAAGGAACTTTCTGGATTGGATCAATTGCTTCAAGAGGAAAAGTTGTTGTTCTCTCGCGAAATTGAAGAATTCTATTCGATTGAAAAAAGTGAGTTGGATGACTTCCTACAAAGCCAATTAGCACAAAATGCTTACACCGTAAGTAGCATTCTTGATGAAAAATACATTCAATCAAAATAA
- the wrbA gene encoding NAD(P)H:quinone oxidoreductase — protein MTNVNVAVIFYSMGGTNYQLAQWAEAGATEAGAEVRVLKVQELAPQSVIDGNEVWKATVEATKDVPVATSEDLEWADAVIFSVPTRFGNMPSQMKQFLDTQGGLWASGKTVNKVVSAMTSAQNPHGGQEATLLSLYTSMMHWGAIIATPGYTDPVLFGAGGNPYGTSVTVSQDGKMIEDVQAAVKHQAKRTVTVAEWVKKGNQ, from the coding sequence ATGACAAATGTTAATGTAGCCGTAATTTTTTATAGTATGGGTGGTACAAATTATCAATTAGCACAATGGGCTGAAGCAGGAGCAACAGAAGCAGGCGCTGAGGTTAGAGTGCTAAAAGTACAGGAATTGGCTCCACAATCAGTAATTGACGGAAATGAAGTTTGGAAGGCAACTGTTGAAGCGACAAAAGACGTTCCGGTCGCGACTTCCGAAGATCTTGAATGGGCAGATGCGGTTATCTTCAGTGTTCCGACCCGATTTGGAAATATGCCATCGCAAATGAAGCAATTCCTTGATACTCAAGGCGGTCTGTGGGCAAGTGGAAAGACGGTCAATAAAGTCGTTAGTGCAATGACGTCGGCACAAAATCCACACGGCGGCCAAGAAGCAACACTGCTATCACTATATACATCCATGATGCACTGGGGTGCAATCATTGCAACTCCTGGCTACACAGATCCCGTCCTCTTTGGAGCAGGTGGAAATCCGTATGGAACAAGCGTAACAGTTAGTCAAGACGGTAAAATGATTGAGGATGTGCAAGCAGCTGTTAAACATCAAGCTAAACGTACAGTCACCGTTGCAGAATGGGTTAAAAAAGGAAACCAATAA
- a CDS encoding allantoinase, with amino-acid sequence MEKYDLIIKNGTVVTADSTAIGDIAVKNGKIVEVSVGKPLEATADQEINAEGLHVFPGVIDSHVHFNEPGRTEWEGLETGSRSLAAGGATSFFDMPLNSTPPTVNKANLELKRKLAEEKSIVNPYYWGGLVPENLADLRDLHEGGVIGFKAFMSPSGIDDFHNVDDETIYKGMREIASLGSLLAVHAESTVMCEQLAEERIGQGRVTARDYVESRPVISEIEAVRRILSYAELTGCKLHIVHASSRKVVEVINDAKQRGVDITVETCPHYLSLTVKDLEEQGVIAKCAPPLRDESEVEDLWNAVANGEIDTIGSDHSPAPASMKVISDNIFDGWGGISGAQSMLNILLTEGHFKRNLPLEKIVELTATNPAKIFGLDTKGTIAADYDADLTLVDLNESFELKKEDLFYRHQHSPYVGRTFKGNVKKTIVGGKIVFENGQPITK; translated from the coding sequence ATGGAAAAATACGATTTGATCATTAAAAATGGAACGGTTGTTACAGCAGATTCAACGGCAATAGGAGATATAGCAGTCAAGAACGGTAAAATCGTGGAAGTTTCTGTCGGCAAGCCGCTGGAGGCAACGGCGGATCAAGAGATAAATGCGGAAGGGCTTCATGTCTTTCCTGGCGTCATCGACTCACATGTGCATTTTAACGAGCCGGGCAGAACTGAGTGGGAAGGTTTGGAGACAGGGAGCAGAAGCCTTGCCGCCGGCGGAGCGACATCATTTTTCGACATGCCGCTGAATAGTACGCCCCCTACGGTCAATAAAGCCAATTTAGAACTGAAGCGAAAATTGGCGGAGGAAAAATCAATTGTGAATCCATATTACTGGGGTGGGCTTGTACCAGAAAACTTGGCTGATTTAAGAGATCTACACGAAGGCGGCGTCATCGGATTCAAAGCCTTTATGTCGCCGAGCGGAATTGATGATTTCCACAATGTTGATGATGAGACGATCTATAAAGGCATGAGAGAGATTGCATCGTTGGGATCTCTATTAGCCGTTCACGCTGAAAGTACGGTCATGTGTGAACAGCTTGCGGAGGAAAGAATCGGTCAAGGCAGAGTTACGGCAAGAGATTATGTCGAATCGCGCCCGGTCATTTCTGAAATCGAAGCGGTCCGAAGAATTCTCTCCTATGCAGAACTGACGGGCTGTAAACTTCACATCGTGCATGCAAGCAGCCGGAAAGTCGTTGAAGTGATCAATGATGCAAAACAAAGAGGCGTCGATATCACGGTCGAAACATGCCCTCATTACTTGTCATTGACCGTAAAAGATCTAGAGGAACAGGGAGTCATTGCAAAGTGTGCGCCTCCGCTGAGAGATGAGAGCGAGGTGGAAGATCTGTGGAATGCGGTTGCGAACGGAGAAATCGACACGATTGGATCAGACCATTCTCCGGCGCCGGCGTCGATGAAAGTCATATCGGATAATATTTTTGATGGCTGGGGCGGGATTTCAGGGGCCCAATCCATGTTGAATATTCTTTTGACGGAGGGGCATTTCAAACGGAATCTTCCGCTAGAGAAAATTGTTGAATTGACTGCAACGAACCCGGCAAAGATATTTGGCCTCGATACGAAAGGAACAATCGCAGCCGATTATGATGCTGATTTGACTCTCGTTGATTTGAATGAAAGCTTTGAATTGAAAAAAGAAGATCTGTTTTACCGTCATCAGCATTCACCTTATGTCGGCAGGACATTTAAAGGTAACGTGAAGAAGACAATTGTAGGCGGGAAAATAGTATTCGAAAACGGACAACCAATAACAAAATAA
- a CDS encoding winged helix-turn-helix transcriptional regulator, which translates to MKVCPYLESCFEILGRRWNGLIIHYLSNCPEFTAHFSAMKRDLPDITPRSLSMKLTELAEYDLVIKKVTEGTPVIISYHLSEKGQQLALALQPIQAWAQKHIDLDVSNQTKEKGN; encoded by the coding sequence ATTAAAGTATGTCCTTATTTAGAATCATGCTTCGAGATTCTGGGAAGGCGTTGGAACGGGCTCATTATTCATTACTTGTCGAATTGCCCCGAGTTCACTGCCCATTTTTCAGCTATGAAGCGCGACTTGCCCGATATTACCCCTAGATCTCTTTCAATGAAATTGACCGAACTCGCCGAATATGATCTAGTCATAAAAAAAGTGACAGAAGGAACTCCAGTCATTATTTCGTATCATCTCTCTGAAAAAGGACAACAACTGGCTCTCGCATTACAGCCAATACAAGCGTGGGCACAGAAGCATATTGACCTGGATGTATCCAATCAAACAAAAGAAAAGGGGAATTGA
- the copZ gene encoding copper chaperone CopZ: MKEVLKVEGMSCGHCVKSIESSVGELQGVSVVTVDLATKEVTVEFDNKTNIAQIKETIEDQGYDIA, from the coding sequence ATGAAAGAAGTTTTAAAAGTAGAAGGCATGTCTTGCGGCCACTGCGTAAAATCGATCGAGTCAAGCGTCGGTGAACTACAAGGTGTTTCCGTTGTTACAGTGGACCTTGCCACTAAAGAAGTAACAGTTGAGTTCGATAATAAAACAAATATCGCGCAAATAAAGGAAACGATTGAAGACCAAGGCTATGATATCGCTTAA
- a CDS encoding MFS transporter yields MTSGEAQPQTEQKKKFTIPYWWKVVFAFTLGWMFINANKYFLNPILSNIGLEYNLNNSQLGLVNSIFFLTYTIAQIPAGAFSDKFGRKKLLVIGFILYGVLTGVSGLMAGFTGFLVARALAGLSSATYYGPQFALSSEAIPEKHRTVGSAIINSGSGIGIAFGFILSSTLVLDMGMKWTVPFYIFGVLTVLVGLLIAALVKEKNPDAVKEKQLEQVSVTDEKISVLSLLKNRNLLVTFLVLFCSIYGFTVVVTWLPKFLETERGFHGSQVGLISALVPLASIPGALIASYISDRLGRKKPFAFVLIPIAAVALWATVYVHSTALLITALLVYGLFGKIALDPILIASVSENVRQSAYGIAFSLYNFIGMISSVIAPWFVGFLADKTGSMTAGFYSAVIVLAVGLVIMMFFKENPKEKVLSA; encoded by the coding sequence ATGACATCTGGGGAAGCACAACCTCAAACTGAGCAGAAAAAGAAATTTACGATCCCCTATTGGTGGAAAGTGGTTTTTGCATTCACGCTAGGGTGGATGTTTATAAACGCGAATAAATATTTTCTGAATCCTATTTTAAGTAATATCGGCTTGGAATATAACCTGAATAACTCACAGCTAGGGCTTGTCAACAGTATATTTTTCCTGACGTACACGATTGCACAAATTCCAGCCGGAGCATTCAGTGATAAATTCGGAAGGAAGAAATTGCTAGTCATCGGGTTTATCTTATACGGGGTTTTGACGGGCGTCAGTGGTCTAATGGCTGGTTTTACAGGTTTTTTGGTAGCCCGTGCGCTTGCGGGGCTCTCTTCCGCAACCTACTACGGCCCTCAATTCGCCCTGTCATCTGAAGCGATTCCGGAAAAGCATAGAACGGTCGGCAGTGCAATCATAAACAGCGGATCAGGGATCGGGATCGCATTCGGATTTATTTTATCGAGTACATTAGTTTTGGATATGGGAATGAAATGGACTGTTCCCTTTTATATCTTTGGGGTGCTCACAGTTCTTGTAGGGCTACTGATTGCGGCATTAGTGAAAGAAAAAAATCCGGATGCAGTGAAAGAAAAGCAACTCGAGCAAGTTTCTGTAACTGACGAGAAGATTTCGGTCTTATCTTTACTTAAAAATCGAAATCTGTTGGTTACCTTTCTCGTCTTATTTTGTTCTATTTACGGCTTTACAGTTGTCGTCACTTGGTTGCCGAAGTTTTTGGAGACGGAGAGAGGCTTCCACGGCAGTCAGGTCGGCTTGATATCCGCCTTGGTCCCATTGGCTTCCATACCTGGGGCGCTTATCGCAAGTTATATTTCAGATCGACTAGGCAGGAAGAAGCCATTCGCTTTCGTGCTCATTCCGATTGCGGCTGTCGCGTTATGGGCAACCGTCTATGTTCATAGTACTGCATTACTGATCACAGCCTTATTGGTGTATGGACTATTTGGCAAGATTGCGCTCGATCCGATTCTAATCGCCTCTGTGTCTGAAAACGTCCGCCAATCGGCGTATGGAATCGCCTTTAGTCTTTATAACTTCATTGGAATGATTTCATCGGTCATCGCTCCTTGGTTTGTCGGTTTTCTTGCTGACAAAACAGGTAGTATGACTGCTGGATTTTACTCGGCGGTCATTGTTCTTGCCGTTGGATTGGTCATAATGATGTTCTTTAAAGAAAATCCAAAGGAAAAAGTACTTAGTGCATAG
- a CDS encoding metal-sensitive transcriptional regulator has translation MSETSKKTVQPNKQQLLNRLKRIEGQVRGVHQMIENDRYCVDILHQISAIQSAMNKVSLALLEDHTHHCVVKAIKGQDGEAAIQELMSVMKTMTK, from the coding sequence TTGTCTGAAACAAGTAAGAAAACAGTCCAACCAAACAAACAACAACTGTTAAATCGTTTAAAACGGATAGAAGGGCAAGTAAGAGGCGTTCATCAGATGATTGAGAATGACCGTTATTGTGTTGATATTCTCCATCAAATCAGTGCGATTCAATCTGCGATGAATAAGGTTTCATTAGCTTTATTGGAAGATCATACTCACCACTGCGTCGTGAAAGCGATTAAAGGACAAGATGGCGAAGCGGCAATTCAAGAGCTGATGAGCGTCATGAAAACGATGACCAAATAA
- a CDS encoding YgaP family membrane protein, producing MKQNIGTVNSMVRIAGGLTVLAWSIAKMAREKPSGAQMFFSVMGAQKVAEGITRYCPMTDMLELDK from the coding sequence ATGAAACAAAATATCGGTACAGTGAATTCAATGGTGCGAATTGCGGGAGGACTGACTGTACTCGCATGGTCAATTGCGAAAATGGCTAGGGAGAAACCTTCTGGCGCTCAAATGTTTTTTTCCGTAATGGGTGCACAAAAAGTTGCGGAAGGAATTACTCGATACTGCCCGATGACGGATATGTTGGAATTGGATAAGTAG
- a CDS encoding YusW family protein, producing MKKIGALSVVGTLSLMLMGCGDDVKQETDNTAVKEDTIVEEKNTAESIDTDQNNSASTPAEMLEKMDELEYAEFELEVEYAGGTEYEVEIDQNSTGTVNAKIEDSLNHVEKYGSDAFNELHPLVQQLTITQESKKDEVISEVLTTFNLPTDYTKFDLEITFNDGTKIEFEDKKK from the coding sequence ATGAAAAAAATAGGTGCATTATCTGTCGTAGGTACGTTATCACTCATGCTGATGGGCTGTGGTGACGACGTGAAGCAGGAGACGGACAACACTGCCGTGAAGGAAGATACCATTGTGGAAGAAAAGAATACGGCCGAATCTATAGACACTGATCAAAACAATAGCGCATCCACTCCTGCAGAAATGCTGGAGAAGATGGATGAACTGGAGTATGCAGAATTTGAATTGGAAGTTGAATATGCAGGAGGTACTGAATATGAAGTGGAAATCGATCAGAATAGTACCGGTACCGTTAATGCCAAAATTGAAGATTCATTAAATCATGTCGAGAAATATGGCAGCGATGCATTCAATGAATTGCACCCTCTTGTGCAACAGTTGACAATTACACAGGAGTCGAAGAAAGACGAGGTCATTTCAGAAGTTTTAACAACCTTCAACTTGCCGACTGACTATACGAAGTTCGATTTGGAAATTACGTTTAACGACGGAACGAAAATCGAATTTGAGGATAAGAAGAAATGA
- a CDS encoding GatB/YqeY domain-containing protein, translating to MLKTTVFEQLKQAMRDKDVLSKGVLTILKSGLDLAEKEKGSALTEEEEVAIVNREIKQTNQALEGAEKAQREDLIEQEKAKLVLLKSFLPKQLSEDEVKALLTEAGVVQGMNMGDAMKIAKPLLAGKTDGATMSKAVKSLIQ from the coding sequence ATGTTAAAGACAACTGTGTTCGAACAACTAAAGCAGGCAATGAGAGACAAGGATGTCCTTTCCAAAGGCGTGTTGACAATTTTGAAGTCCGGACTTGACCTTGCTGAAAAAGAAAAGGGTTCCGCTTTGACAGAGGAAGAGGAAGTCGCAATCGTCAACCGCGAAATCAAACAGACGAATCAAGCGTTGGAAGGTGCCGAAAAAGCGCAGCGTGAAGATTTAATTGAACAGGAAAAGGCGAAATTAGTTTTGCTTAAATCATTCTTGCCGAAGCAATTAAGCGAGGATGAAGTGAAGGCATTGCTGACAGAAGCGGGAGTCGTCCAAGGTATGAACATGGGGGATGCAATGAAAATTGCTAAGCCGCTCCTAGCCGGCAAAACAGACGGCGCTACGATGTCAAAGGCTGTGAAGAGTCTCATTCAGTAA
- the allC gene encoding allantoate deiminase: MNVTDITREITHLEEWLAEHGKDPEGGVTRLLYTKEWVEAQKALENLMQEDGLTTRYDEIGNLFGRLEGSTYKEETILTGSHVDTVKNGGKLDGAFGILAGVLAIRLLKEKYGQPLRNLEVVSFAEEEGSRFPYAFWGSKNFVGIAKKEDVQNITDFDDVPFVEAMRKAGFTFRDESIAFRNDLKGFVEIHIEQGNVLEKEGKDIGVVHSIVGQRRFTIEVTGVANHAGTTPMGYRKDALYAASQMINSVISRAKEYGDPLVATVGKIEVKPNTVNVVPGEALFTLDVRHTEKDVLVKFTEELTTIIKRIAAESEVETTIDMWMDEDPIPMDKQIVEAIEKQAKENGFNYKMMHSGAGHDSQIIAPVVPTAMIFVPSREGISHNPLEYTSPEQLAVGVQALMNSLYALAYVE, from the coding sequence ATGAATGTGACAGATATAACGCGTGAAATTACTCACCTTGAAGAATGGTTAGCCGAACACGGAAAGGATCCTGAAGGCGGTGTCACCCGGTTACTTTATACAAAAGAGTGGGTGGAAGCGCAAAAAGCGCTGGAGAATTTAATGCAGGAAGATGGATTAACAACCCGTTATGATGAAATCGGAAATCTGTTTGGACGTTTAGAAGGCAGTACGTATAAAGAAGAAACGATTCTTACCGGCTCTCATGTGGATACAGTTAAAAACGGCGGCAAGTTGGACGGGGCGTTCGGAATCTTGGCAGGGGTTTTAGCAATTCGGCTATTGAAAGAAAAATATGGCCAGCCCCTCCGTAATCTTGAAGTCGTGTCGTTTGCTGAAGAAGAAGGAAGCCGTTTCCCTTATGCGTTCTGGGGATCCAAAAACTTTGTCGGCATAGCGAAAAAGGAGGATGTTCAAAACATCACGGATTTCGACGACGTACCTTTCGTAGAGGCTATGAGGAAAGCCGGTTTTACTTTCAGAGATGAATCAATAGCTTTCCGTAATGATCTGAAGGGATTTGTTGAGATTCATATCGAGCAAGGCAATGTTTTGGAGAAGGAAGGAAAAGATATCGGCGTCGTTCATAGCATTGTCGGGCAAAGACGTTTTACGATTGAAGTGACCGGCGTTGCGAACCATGCAGGGACTACACCGATGGGATATCGGAAAGATGCTTTATATGCCGCAAGTCAAATGATCAATAGCGTTATCAGTAGGGCGAAAGAATACGGCGATCCTTTAGTTGCGACAGTCGGGAAGATAGAAGTAAAACCGAATACTGTAAATGTTGTTCCAGGGGAGGCATTATTTACGTTGGATGTTCGGCACACGGAAAAAGATGTCCTTGTAAAGTTCACAGAAGAACTGACAACTATTATCAAAAGGATTGCTGCCGAATCTGAGGTGGAAACGACTATCGATATGTGGATGGACGAGGATCCGATTCCGATGGATAAACAAATCGTTGAAGCCATCGAAAAGCAGGCGAAAGAAAATGGATTCAATTATAAGATGATGCATAGCGGCGCGGGCCACGATTCTCAAATCATTGCGCCGGTTGTACCGACAGCGATGATCTTCGTGCCAAGCCGTGAGGGGATCAGCCATAATCCTTTGGAATATACAAGCCCGGAACAATTGGCAGTAGGCGTTCAAGCCTTGATGAATTCTTTATATGCATTGGCTTATGTGGAATAA
- a CDS encoding methylated-DNA--[protein]-cysteine S-methyltransferase produces MKKNNDSIIYWTLLNHGNWNIYMAATAEGLCYAGPHNAPFAELAEWAKKRLPGYHLVENNTVMEPYAQELIDYIEGTRKTFTMPLDLHGTPFQQSVWMALQEIPFGQTVSYSDIAERIQKPKSVRAVGAAIGANPLLITVPCHRVIGKNGKLTGFRGGLEMKKQLLELEK; encoded by the coding sequence ATGAAAAAGAACAATGATAGTATCATCTATTGGACGCTATTGAACCACGGGAATTGGAATATATATATGGCAGCTACAGCTGAAGGTCTTTGCTATGCCGGTCCACACAACGCCCCATTCGCGGAACTTGCTGAATGGGCGAAAAAACGACTTCCCGGATATCATCTGGTAGAAAATAATACCGTAATGGAACCTTATGCACAGGAACTGATTGACTATATCGAAGGGACGCGAAAGACGTTTACAATGCCACTGGATTTGCATGGCACTCCGTTTCAACAATCCGTCTGGATGGCTTTGCAGGAAATCCCGTTCGGACAGACAGTTTCTTATTCAGATATTGCCGAGAGGATTCAAAAACCGAAATCGGTACGGGCGGTTGGAGCCGCTATTGGCGCCAATCCTTTACTAATTACCGTCCCTTGCCATCGCGTCATCGGTAAAAACGGTAAATTGACCGGCTTCCGGGGTGGATTGGAAATGAAGAAGCAATTGTTGGAGCTCGAGAAATAA
- a CDS encoding heavy metal translocating P-type ATPase — MTTTEKTLKINGMTCAACANRIEKGLSKIEGVEKANVNFALESSTIVYDPVKTNIDEFKSRIEKLGYDVIQDKTEFDVSGMTCAACATKIERRVNKMDGVSNATVNFALETLTVDYDSGQTSPNEMMAKVKKMGYELIPKTNGKEKIDHKEQEIKKQYRKFIFSAILTLPLLWTMVAHFEFLSFLYLPAILMNPWVQLALATPVQFIVGAQFYKGAYNSLRNLSANMDVLVALGTSAAYFYSLYLTFEWMNAGSAGHPELYFEASAVIITLIVLGKLFEVRAKGKTSQAIQKLLGLQAKTARILKDGIEQEIPIEEVVAGDIILVKPGEKIPVDGEIVSGQSAIDESMITGESIPVDKVPGNSVIGATINKNGSLQIKATKVGKDSALSQIVKVVEEAQGSKAEIQRLADRISGIFVPIVVGIAILTFFIWYFAVTPGDFRSALIPTISILVIACPCALGLATPTSIMAGSGRAAEMGLLFKGGEHLENTRSIDTVVLDKTGTVTKGQPALTDVIVSEGFIEQDVLQLVASAENQSEHPLAQAIVTGVKEKGVELIEVEAFNALPGYGIEAEVAGKHLFVGTRKLMRSRNVDLHDIESTMEKMENEGKTAMLIAIGGKLAGVVAVADTVKETSKEAIKRMQELGLDVIMLTGDNRHTAEAIGRTVGLTHIIAEVLPDQKSDKIKELQSQGKKVAMVGDGINDAPALAMADIGMAVGTGTDIAIEAADITLMRGDLNSVADAFIMSRKTMRNIKQNLFFAFFYNTIGIPVAALGLLAPWVAGAAMAFSSVSVVLNALRLQRVKL; from the coding sequence ATGACGACAACAGAAAAAACCTTAAAAATTAACGGAATGACATGCGCGGCATGTGCAAACCGGATTGAAAAGGGATTATCCAAAATAGAAGGAGTCGAAAAGGCAAATGTCAACTTTGCTTTGGAAAGCTCCACAATCGTTTATGATCCAGTTAAAACGAATATCGATGAGTTCAAGTCGAGAATTGAAAAACTAGGGTATGACGTTATTCAAGATAAAACTGAATTTGATGTGTCAGGCATGACATGTGCGGCTTGTGCAACGAAAATTGAAAGACGTGTCAATAAAATGGATGGTGTATCAAATGCTACGGTCAATTTTGCACTTGAAACGCTGACAGTGGACTATGACAGCGGACAAACAAGCCCGAATGAAATGATGGCCAAAGTGAAGAAGATGGGCTATGAATTGATTCCAAAAACGAATGGCAAAGAAAAAATAGATCATAAGGAACAGGAAATTAAAAAACAATACCGGAAATTCATTTTTTCTGCAATACTGACTTTGCCATTATTGTGGACGATGGTAGCACATTTCGAATTCCTTTCTTTCCTTTATTTGCCGGCAATCTTAATGAATCCATGGGTGCAGCTGGCACTTGCGACACCTGTTCAATTCATCGTGGGGGCACAGTTTTATAAAGGTGCCTACAATTCATTGAGAAATCTGAGTGCCAATATGGATGTGCTTGTCGCACTGGGAACGAGCGCTGCCTATTTCTACAGCCTTTACTTAACTTTTGAATGGATGAATGCGGGTAGTGCCGGTCATCCGGAGCTCTACTTTGAAGCATCCGCAGTTATCATCACACTCATCGTTCTTGGTAAATTATTCGAAGTGAGAGCAAAAGGGAAAACGAGCCAGGCGATTCAAAAACTGCTTGGCCTGCAGGCGAAAACTGCACGAATTCTGAAGGATGGTATTGAACAAGAGATCCCCATAGAAGAAGTGGTTGCAGGGGACATCATCCTCGTAAAACCAGGTGAAAAAATTCCTGTCGATGGAGAAATTGTTTCCGGACAATCGGCGATTGATGAATCGATGATTACAGGTGAAAGTATTCCTGTCGATAAAGTACCTGGAAACTCCGTTATCGGGGCTACGATCAATAAAAATGGTTCATTGCAAATCAAAGCAACGAAGGTCGGTAAGGATAGCGCATTATCGCAAATCGTCAAAGTCGTTGAAGAAGCGCAAGGCTCCAAAGCTGAAATCCAACGTTTGGCGGATAGAATTTCGGGCATCTTTGTCCCTATCGTTGTCGGCATTGCTATTTTAACGTTCTTCATCTGGTATTTCGCTGTCACGCCGGGCGACTTCAGATCGGCACTCATTCCGACCATTTCCATTCTCGTCATTGCATGTCCGTGTGCACTTGGATTGGCAACACCGACTTCCATCATGGCAGGATCGGGTCGAGCTGCTGAAATGGGATTACTGTTTAAAGGCGGGGAGCATCTTGAAAATACCCGCTCCATTGACACGGTAGTGTTAGATAAAACAGGAACTGTTACAAAAGGTCAACCAGCGTTAACAGACGTTATCGTATCAGAAGGCTTTATTGAGCAAGATGTCCTTCAATTGGTCGCATCGGCTGAGAACCAGTCTGAGCATCCACTTGCGCAGGCAATCGTAACAGGCGTCAAAGAAAAAGGTGTCGAATTGATTGAAGTGGAAGCTTTCAACGCGCTTCCTGGATACGGAATTGAAGCGGAAGTTGCTGGAAAGCATTTATTTGTCGGTACGCGAAAATTAATGCGCAGCCGTAATGTTGACCTTCATGATATTGAATCCACGATGGAGAAAATGGAGAACGAAGGGAAAACAGCGATGCTTATCGCAATTGGCGGGAAGCTTGCGGGCGTCGTGGCGGTTGCGGATACTGTGAAAGAAACTTCCAAAGAGGCAATCAAAAGAATGCAGGAACTTGGACTCGATGTCATTATGCTGACAGGGGACAACAGACATACTGCTGAAGCAATCGGCCGGACAGTTGGACTGACTCATATCATTGCAGAAGTTCTTCCAGACCAGAAAAGCGATAAAATCAAAGAACTGCAATCTCAAGGAAAGAAAGTCGCAATGGTCGGCGATGGCATCAATGACGCTCCGGCGCTTGCTATGGCGGATATCGGTATGGCGGTCGGCACCGGAACGGATATTGCGATTGAGGCGGCAGACATTACGTTAATGCGCGGCGATCTAAATAGTGTTGCTGATGCCTTCATTATGAGTCGGAAGACGATGCGCAACATTAAGCAGAACCTGTTTTTCGCCTTCTTTTACAACACGATCGGCATACCTGTGGCGGCACTTGGTCTGTTAGCCCCATGGGTTGCGGGCGCCGCGATGGCCTTCAGCTCGGTATCGGTCGTACTGAACGCGCTTAGACTTCAACGAGTGAAACTGTAA